GGGATTGCTCCCGGTGCCTTGCAGCTCTTGCCCGGTGATGGCCCATCCGTAGGTGCCCCATTGGCCGCCAGCGACAAGGTTAACGCTGTCATGTTTACAGGGTCGACAGCGGTAGCCCTGGGCTTGAATCGTCAATTAGCCCAGCGCCTGACGGCCGACGGGCGGGCAGTACCGCTGATTGCCGAAACCGGTGGCCTGAACGCCATGGTGGTCGACAGCTCTGCTCTGGCCGAGCAGGTTGTGTTTGATGTGCTGAATTCGGCCTTTGACTCGGCAGGCCAGCGTTGTTCGGCTTTACGCTTGTTGTGTATTCAGGAAGATGTGGCCGACCGCGTGCTGAACATGCTCAACGGGGCCATGCAGGAACTGAGCGTGGGCAATCCGGATCTGCTCAGTACCGACGTAGGCCCCGTCATTGACGAGGAGGCCCGTGCCGGTATCGAAGAGCACATTACGGCGATGCGTGAAGCAGGCTTCCGTGTTACCCAAAGCGAGCAAAGCCGCAGCCTGACCGGTACCTTTGTATTGCCGACGATTATCGAGATTGAGCAGGTCAAGGATCTGGAGCGCGAAATCTTTGGCCCGGTACTGCATGTGATGCGCTTTAAGCGTAGCGAGCTGGATGGCCTGATCGACCAGATCAACGAGCGTGGTTACGGCCTGACTTTTGGTGTTCACACCCGGCTGGACGAAACCGTAGAGCGCGTAGTCTCACGCATTCGGGCGGGTAATGTGTATGTGAACCGCAATATGGTGGGGGCGGTGGTCGGCGTGCAGCCCTTTGGTGGCGAAGGCTTGTCCGGTACCGGCCCCAAAGCGGGTGGCCCTTTGTATCTGCGCCGTCTGCTCAGTCGCTGTCCCCAAAACCTGCCTTTGCAGAGCTGGCAGCAGCACGGTATGGTCTTGCCCGGTCCCACCGGCGAATCCAATCTGTACCAGCTCCACCCGCGTGGGCGTGTGCTGTGCATGCCTGTGAGTGCGCAGGGCTGGCAGGCGCAGCGTGAGGCTTGCACTCGCAGTGGTAATCAGCCCGTCTTGCTGGATCGTCTGGGTCTGGGAGCGTGGCAGGATGCGCCTGCCGAACAAATTGCCATGTCCGATTTGGGTGAGGCAGATTATGATGCTGTTTTATTTGAAGGCGACAGTGACGAACTTCGACTGGTACTGGGTTACGTGGCTGAGCGCCCCGGTCCGATTGTCGGGGTTCAGGGCTTGTTGACACAGGAATTGGAGGGGGGCGCAACCTACGTGGTCGAGCGTTTGCTGCGTGAAGTCTCAGTCAGTACCAATACAGCGGCAGCTGGGGGTAATGCCAGTTTGATGATGGTTGGTTGATCTGGCAGGCACCCGTTTTTATGCACACGTTTGGTCGCACATTTCACCTGGAGCGGCGGCCCTGCGTTCTTTCTCACGGCACGGGCCCACTTGTAGTGCGGCTATATTAAAAAACGAAGGAGAACAATATGCAGTCCATCATGAGCTTTAAATTGGCCTTGGTATCGACAGCGGTTTTTGGGGCACTGGCAGCAGGTCCGGCGTTGGCCGCTGACAAGGTCATCAAGCTGGGTTTTGCCGCCCCCTTGACGGGCCCTCAGGCGCACTACGGTGAAGACATGCGCAATGGCCTGGTGCTGGCGCTGGAAGAGGCCAATGCCCAGAACATTGAAATTGATGGCGCGACCGCCCGTTTCGAGTTGGTCGCCAAAGATGACCAGGCTGACCCGCGCACGGCGGTTCAGGTCGCCCAGCAGATTGTGGACGAGGGTGTGGATGGCGTGTTGGGACACTTCAACTCGGGCACCACCATTCCTGCCTCGCGTGTGTACAACGACGCGGGTATCCCCCAGATCGCCATGGCCACCTCGCCCGAGTACACCCAGCAGGGTTACGACAATACCTTCCGCATGATGACCAGCGACACTCAGCAGGGCGCTGCCGTGGGTCAGTTCATCGTCAAGGATCTGGCCGCCAAGAAAGTGGCCCTGATCGACGACCGTACCGCGTATGGCCAGGGTCTGACGGATCAGGTGGCCCGTGCCGTGGAAAAAGCAGGTGGTCAGATTGTGGCGCGTGAGTACACCACGGACAAAGCCAACGACTTTACCTCCATTCTGACCAACATCAAGTCCAAGCAGCCTGACGCCATCTTCTTTGGTGGTTTGGATGCGCAGTCCGGCCCCATGAAGCGTCAGATGCAAACGCTGGATATCAAAGCGCCACTGGTATCCGGTGAAATGACCCGCAGTGACACCTTCTTGCGTCTGGCAGGCGGGGCGGCCAACGGGACCTACGCCTCTCTGGCTGGTGTGCCTTTGTCCACCATGGCTGCTGGCGAGAAGTTTGCCAAGGACTATCAGGCGCGCTTCAAGGCAGAGCCGGGTGTCTACGCGCCTTACGCGTATGACGGTGCCTGGAACATGATTACGGCCATGAAAGAAGCCGGTTCGTCCAAGGCTGAAGACTATCTGCCCAAGCTGGCTGCTCTGAAACGGAATGGTGCGACCAGCAACAACATCGCCTACGACCAGAACGGTGATCTGAAAGAAATTGCCGTCACCATCTACGAGGTCAAAGATGGCCAGTGGACGATGGTGAAAACCATGGTCAGCCAGGCGAACTAAGCCTTTCTGAGCCTGCAGTTTGAGCCCCTCGGGGCTCATCTTTACCGTGGCCTGTGTCTGGCAGGCCCACGCTCCCTGTTTTATCGTCATGCGCCGGGGCAGGGGGCAATGACCATGAGTCCCAATCTATGGAAATCCTGATACAACAACTAATAAATGGCCTGACCGTGGGCAGTGTCTACGCCCTGGTGGCGCTCGGCTACACCATGGTGTACGGAATTATTGGCCTGATTAATTTTGCGCATGGTGACGTCGTCATGGTTGGGGCGATGCTGGCCACGACAGTGGTGTTATCGCTGGTAGGCGCAGACCCGGCAGGCTTGTCTGCCTGGCTGATGGTCGGCTTGGCTTTGTTGGCCGCCATCCCTGTTTGCATGGGCATAGGCTGGACCGCCGAACGTTATGCCTATCGGCCCTTGCGTCGTGCGCCTCGTTTGGCGGCGCTGATTACCGCCATTGGTGTGTCCTTTATTGTGCAGAACTTGGCCATGATGATCTGGGGCCGCAATTATCTGAGTTTTCCGCACATTATTGAGCCCATGGTTTTCCAGGTGGGCGATGCGCGCATCAGCTTGCTGCAAATTCTGATTATTGTCGGTGCCGCCGCGATCATGTCCGGTCTGATGGTACTGGTGCATCGTACCCGTTTGGGCACTGCCATGCGCGCCACTGCCCAGAACCGGGAAGTGGCGGGCTTGATGGGGGTGAACATCAACACGGTGATTTCCGCCGCTTTTGTCATCGGTTCGGCCCTGGCTGCCGTGGCCGGTGTGATGATCGTCACTTATTACGGGGTGGCTCAATACACCATGGGCTTTATGCTGGGACTGAAAGCGTTTACCGCCGCCGTTCTGGGTGGCATTGGCAATTTGGGCGGCGCCATGCTGGGTGGCTTGCTGCTGGGCCTGATCGAAGCCTTGGGTGCCGGTTACATCGGTGACCTGACCAACGGCGTCTTTGGCAGCAACTATCAGGATGTGTTCTCGTTCATCGTGCTGATCCTGGTGCTGATTTTCCGTCCCTCGGGCCTGTTGGGTGAGCGTGTGGGAGATCGCGCATGAGTCTGAATCAAACATGGGGTGGATCGGGTTCGAAGCCGCGTCCTGCAACACCCGCCAAAGTCTGGGTCGGCGCGCTGCTGATCGGGGTGGTGCTGGCCATTTTGCCTTTTGTGTTGGGCATGGCCGGTCAGAGCTGGGTCCGTACCCTGAACTTTGCCTTGCTCTATGTGATGCTGGCACTGGGCCTGAACATCGTGGTGGGTTTTGCCGGCCTGCTGGATCTGGGCTATATCGCGTTCTATGCGGTAGGCGCCTATGTCTGGGCTATGTTGGCCTCGCCACATTTTGGATTGCATTTGCCCTTCTGGATGGTGTTGCCAGCCGGTATTGCCCTGGCAGCGGTATTTGGCGTTTTGCTGGGCTTTCCGGTGCTGCGCCTGCGTGGGGACTATCTGGCCATCGTGACTTTGGGGTTTGGTGAGATTATCCGCATCTTCATGAACAATCTGGATGCGCCCATCAACATCACCAACGGCCCGCAAGGGATCAATCGGGTCGATACCTTCAAGATTGGTGATTTCATATTCGGTAAAGCGGAAACCCTGTTTGGCATACGGATAACCGGGCCGGAAAAGTACTATTACCTGCTTTTGCTGATCACCCTGCTGATTGTGTTCATCTGCGTGCGCTTGCAGCACTCCCGTATTGGGCGCGCCTGGGAAGCCATTCGTGAAGATGAAATTGCGGCCAAGGCTATGGGCATCAATACCCGTAACGTCAAACTGCTGGCTTTTGCCATGGGCGCAACCTTTGGTGGCGTGGCCGGCGGTCTGTTTGCTTCCATGCAAGGCTTCGTCAGCCCAGAGAGTTTCAGCCTGACCGAATCGATCGCCGTGCTGTGCATGGTTGTGTTGGGAGGGATGGGACATATCCCCGGAGTGATCGTGGGTGCCTTGCTGCTTTCCGTCTTCCCCGAGTTGCTGCGCTCCGTCGTGGTGCCCTTGCAGCAAAGCGTGTTTGGCGACGTGATTCTGGACCCGGACGGCATCCGTATGCTCCTGTTTGGTTTTGCTCTGGTACTGGTCATGATCTACCGCCCGGAAGGGCTATGGCCCTCCGCGGTGCGCCGTCGTGAGCGCAAAATGAAGCAGGTGCAAGCATGAGTGTGACCATGAACCAACACGTAAAAGAGGGCGAGGTGCTGTTGCAGGCAGAAGGCTTGTCCAAGCGCTTCGGCGGTTTGCAGGCCTTGTCCGATGTCAGTTTCAGCATACGCAAAGGTGACATTTACGGTTTGATCGGCCCGAACGGCGCAGGTAAAACTACGCTGTTCAACGTGATGACGGGCCTGTATATCCCTGAGTCGGGCCGCTGCACCTTTGCGGGTCGTAACCTGACCGATTGCAAGCCCCATCAAATTGCTGAGTCCGGTTTTGCGCGTACTTTCCAAAACATTCGTTTGTTTGGCAGCTTGTCTGCCCTGGAAAACGTCATGATTGGTCGTCACGTCCGCACCCGCGCAGGCGTGCTGGGTGCGGTGCTGCGTAACCGCGCTACTCGTCAGGAAGAAGAGCAGATCGAGGCCCGTGCCTACGAGTTGCTGGATTACGTGGGCATCGCCCAGCACGCTAACGAGATTGCCCGGTCCTTGTCCTACGGTGACCA
This genomic interval from Alcaligenes ammonioxydans contains the following:
- a CDS encoding ABC transporter permease subunit; translation: MAGQSWVRTLNFALLYVMLALGLNIVVGFAGLLDLGYIAFYAVGAYVWAMLASPHFGLHLPFWMVLPAGIALAAVFGVLLGFPVLRLRGDYLAIVTLGFGEIIRIFMNNLDAPINITNGPQGINRVDTFKIGDFIFGKAETLFGIRITGPEKYYYLLLLITLLIVFICVRLQHSRIGRAWEAIREDEIAAKAMGINTRNVKLLAFAMGATFGGVAGGLFASMQGFVSPESFSLTESIAVLCMVVLGGMGHIPGVIVGALLLSVFPELLRSVVVPLQQSVFGDVILDPDGIRMLLFGFALVLVMIYRPEGLWPSAVRRRERKMKQVQA
- a CDS encoding ABC transporter ATP-binding protein; this translates as MSVTMNQHVKEGEVLLQAEGLSKRFGGLQALSDVSFSIRKGDIYGLIGPNGAGKTTLFNVMTGLYIPESGRCTFAGRNLTDCKPHQIAESGFARTFQNIRLFGSLSALENVMIGRHVRTRAGVLGAVLRNRATRQEEEQIEARAYELLDYVGIAQHANEIARSLSYGDQRRLEIARALATDPMLLALDEPAAGMNPSETVVLRQLIEKIRGDGITVLLIEHDMKLVMGLCDRVLVLEYGKVLAEGKPAEVQHNPRVIEAYLGAGAAKELGITVEEEKA
- a CDS encoding branched-chain amino acid ABC transporter permease; protein product: MEILIQQLINGLTVGSVYALVALGYTMVYGIIGLINFAHGDVVMVGAMLATTVVLSLVGADPAGLSAWLMVGLALLAAIPVCMGIGWTAERYAYRPLRRAPRLAALITAIGVSFIVQNLAMMIWGRNYLSFPHIIEPMVFQVGDARISLLQILIIVGAAAIMSGLMVLVHRTRLGTAMRATAQNREVAGLMGVNINTVISAAFVIGSALAAVAGVMIVTYYGVAQYTMGFMLGLKAFTAAVLGGIGNLGGAMLGGLLLGLIEALGAGYIGDLTNGVFGSNYQDVFSFIVLILVLIFRPSGLLGERVGDRA
- a CDS encoding branched-chain amino acid ABC transporter substrate-binding protein; this translates as MSFKLALVSTAVFGALAAGPALAADKVIKLGFAAPLTGPQAHYGEDMRNGLVLALEEANAQNIEIDGATARFELVAKDDQADPRTAVQVAQQIVDEGVDGVLGHFNSGTTIPASRVYNDAGIPQIAMATSPEYTQQGYDNTFRMMTSDTQQGAAVGQFIVKDLAAKKVALIDDRTAYGQGLTDQVARAVEKAGGQIVAREYTTDKANDFTSILTNIKSKQPDAIFFGGLDAQSGPMKRQMQTLDIKAPLVSGEMTRSDTFLRLAGGAANGTYASLAGVPLSTMAAGEKFAKDYQARFKAEPGVYAPYAYDGAWNMITAMKEAGSSKAEDYLPKLAALKRNGATSNNIAYDQNGDLKEIAVTIYEVKDGQWTMVKTMVSQAN